From Achromobacter spanius, a single genomic window includes:
- a CDS encoding TerC family protein: MNRVETFATLPMWAGFVGFVLIVLALDLYAFGGRRAHRVSSREALCWVAAWITLATLFGGLMWWYLDATLGRAVAHQKALEFYTGYLIELSLSVDNMFVFSLIFTYFAVPLELQRRVLLYGVLGAIVMRITMILAGVWLLSQFVWLFYVLGAFLIFTGLKMLFTAGRQPDIARNPLVRFLRSTMRITKDYHGQSFFVRIDGLRYATPMFVVLIVIEATDVVFAVDSIPAIFAVTTDPFIVFTSNIFAIMGLRAMYFLLADMVARFHYLKYGLASVLVIIGGKMLAEQWVHVPTHWSLGVVGVILLASVGASWVMPGRGAHKPARHEARKS; this comes from the coding sequence ATGAACCGGGTCGAAACCTTTGCGACGCTGCCGATGTGGGCGGGGTTCGTGGGATTCGTGCTGATCGTGCTGGCGCTCGACCTGTATGCGTTCGGGGGGCGCCGTGCGCACCGCGTGTCCTCGCGCGAGGCGCTGTGCTGGGTGGCCGCATGGATCACGCTTGCCACGCTGTTCGGCGGCCTGATGTGGTGGTATCTGGACGCCACGCTCGGCCGGGCGGTCGCGCATCAGAAGGCGCTGGAGTTCTACACCGGCTACCTCATCGAACTGTCCCTGTCCGTGGACAACATGTTCGTCTTCTCGCTGATCTTCACGTACTTCGCCGTCCCGCTGGAATTGCAGCGGCGCGTGCTGCTGTATGGCGTGCTGGGCGCCATCGTCATGCGGATCACCATGATCCTGGCCGGCGTGTGGCTGCTGTCCCAGTTCGTGTGGCTGTTCTACGTGCTGGGCGCCTTCCTGATCTTCACGGGACTCAAGATGCTGTTCACCGCGGGCCGCCAGCCCGACATCGCGCGCAATCCGCTCGTGCGCTTTCTCCGGTCCACCATGCGCATCACCAAGGACTATCACGGGCAGTCCTTCTTCGTGCGCATCGACGGGCTGCGCTACGCGACGCCGATGTTCGTGGTGCTGATTGTCATCGAAGCGACCGACGTGGTGTTTGCCGTGGACAGCATCCCCGCCATCTTTGCGGTGACGACCGATCCGTTCATCGTCTTCACCTCCAATATTTTCGCCATCATGGGCCTGCGGGCGATGTATTTCTTGCTGGCGGACATGGTGGCGCGGTTTCACTATCTGAAGTACGGCCTGGCGTCGGTGCTGGTCATCATTGGCGGCAAGATGCTTGCCGAACAATGGGTCCACGTGCCGACGCACTGGTCGCTCGGGGTGGTTGGCGTGATCCTGCTGGCGTCGGTTGGCGCAAGCTGGGTGATGCCCGGACGGGGCGCGCATAAGCCCGCGCGCCACGAAGCCAGGAAGTCTTGA
- a CDS encoding universal stress protein: MNTIILATDGSLHSDAAARFLVESPLLNRDFVVHVVHCEPDVGGDVKSFIDKEDIAAWHHEESGKAMQSVVGILSAANVGHECHEFVGFTPEKIVEYAKKIDAGAIVIGSHHHSPLINAIRGSVSGRILAHSPCPVLLV; encoded by the coding sequence ATGAACACGATCATTCTCGCCACCGACGGGTCGCTGCACAGCGATGCGGCGGCCCGATTTCTGGTGGAAAGTCCCCTTCTGAACCGCGATTTCGTCGTGCACGTGGTGCACTGCGAGCCCGACGTGGGCGGTGACGTGAAGTCCTTCATCGACAAGGAGGACATCGCCGCCTGGCACCACGAGGAAAGCGGCAAGGCGATGCAGTCGGTGGTCGGCATCCTGAGCGCCGCCAACGTCGGCCACGAATGCCACGAGTTCGTCGGCTTCACGCCGGAAAAGATCGTCGAATACGCCAAGAAGATCGACGCCGGGGCGATCGTGATCGGCTCGCATCATCACAGCCCGCTGATCAACGCCATCCGGGGCTCGGTCAGCGGGCGGATCCTGGCGCACTCGCCTTGTCCGGTGCTGCTGGTTTGA
- a CDS encoding fused MFS/spermidine synthase gives MSDVPVPADSPVSDEPAAPHRPFIQNAGTRRTLHFTQQEIQSSMSLLNPDALEIEYTRMMMGFVLFKPEPADILMVGLGGGSLPKFCHRYLTGARVTVVEIDPAVIALRDAFMVPPDGERFQVIQADAAQHLAGLTDEADVILLDGFVAGGIPDALCSTAFYADCYRALRDDGILVINFHVNHPMHHEYLDRVRDAFGSSMFEVVDDDMTNSIVFACKGNLLDNPAAAQLTRPAAMPKDAWRQLMPTMRVIGATLELR, from the coding sequence ATGTCCGACGTTCCTGTTCCCGCCGATTCGCCTGTTTCCGACGAACCGGCGGCCCCGCACCGGCCCTTCATCCAGAATGCCGGCACCCGGCGCACCCTGCATTTCACGCAGCAGGAGATCCAGAGCAGCATGTCGCTGCTCAACCCGGATGCGCTCGAAATCGAATACACGCGGATGATGATGGGCTTCGTGCTGTTCAAGCCGGAGCCGGCCGACATCCTGATGGTCGGCCTGGGCGGCGGATCGCTGCCCAAGTTCTGCCACCGTTATCTGACCGGAGCGCGCGTCACGGTGGTGGAAATCGATCCCGCCGTCATCGCGCTGCGCGACGCGTTCATGGTGCCGCCGGACGGCGAGCGCTTTCAGGTCATCCAGGCCGATGCGGCGCAGCACCTGGCCGGGCTGACGGACGAGGCCGACGTGATCCTGCTGGACGGATTCGTGGCCGGCGGCATTCCGGACGCCCTATGTTCCACCGCTTTTTACGCCGATTGCTATCGCGCGCTGCGCGACGACGGCATCCTGGTGATCAACTTCCACGTCAATCACCCCATGCACCACGAATACCTGGACCGCGTGCGCGACGCATTCGGCTCGTCGATGTTCGAGGTGGTCGACGACGACATGACGAACAGCATCGTGTTCGCGTGCAAGGGCAACCTGCTGGACAACCCGGCGGCCGCGCAGCTCACGCGCCCCGCCGCAATGCCCAAGGATGCGTGGCGTCAGCTCATGCCGACGATGCGCGTGATCGGGGCGACGCTGGAACTGCGCTGA